The nucleotide sequence GAGTTAGGAGTCTGTGGtcaggggggtgttgggagcaggctgggcgagggggtgctgcaggcaggggggggAGCTCAGCAACGGGAGCGAGTGGTGGTGTGGATGATCAAGCCGGCCTGACCCTCCCTGCCATTTGCTGTGTGTTAtctcttcttgctcacatggtcgTCCGTGAGCCCACAGCAGCGGCAGCGCCAGCAGCCCACAGGCACCAGGCGGGCAGTGTGGACCCCCCGAATGTGATGGTGGATGTGTTGACTAGgcagcttctgccccctcattctgcaggagatgagggtctgggatacttgggtctcCCCATTTGGCTAATCCAAATGGCGTCTGAACCACGATTTGGTCACCGGCGTCCAAGGGGCCCTGACTCCTTATGTCCCCCCGGGGCAGATACCCCTGTGAGAACCTTCCCCACCGCCTTGTGGGCAGGATCGGGAGAGCCAAAGGCTACGGGAGCAAACTCAGCCAGCAAGTGCGGAGTGGAGCCCCTAAGGCGGGTAGCAGGGAGGATTCGTCAAACCTGATTTCCGCATCTCCTtacagtcacctcagttccaaacgtactgacGTCTGTCCTTCCTTTGCATCCGACTGGGGCGACCCCGAGGGGCACGGTGCCCTTGGGCAGCGCACTTGccccaaacactagcccaggccatGTGGCGTGTTGGAGGGTGCCAGCTGGAGAGGACTCTCCATCCTTGCTGGCAGCCTgggtgcaggggccggggggggggggtagacCAAAAACCAAAGTAGCTGTAACTGATTgcggaagccatcttgtatagacgCCATTTCACAGCCCTTCCTCCCGCGCGCACAGGAGCcggtcctttccttgacctgtttgggaacggCGGGAGGATGCGCTCTATGGAATGCGATAATgggctgtttggagttgggggtccagctccccggtacctgtttctctttacTGATACCAgtttctctttcgaaagtgaTTTACGCTGCTCTaactgcctctgacactgggcgttGTTTGCGTGAGGGGATAAAATACCAGAGTTCGCTGcaccaagcagccttgctgggcctggtTTTACTCCTGTCccgtttggctcatctgttgcctgaTTGAATTCAGTAAAGCTGAACGTTCGCCACCTACACAGAGacgtcttgtgcttcagcaatctggaggttccaccgagatccCAACACACCACTTGCCCGGACAGGGGGGGCCGGCACCCGACCTCCAAGCCTCTGAAGAGCGCTCAATAAAAGGTAAGGGGGATACCTGTTACAGaatctcccagcaggggcttgggactggAGTGCTGGCGGCCGTCAGGGTAAGGGGGAGCTACgggttccacctttgtggagcagCTAAcgttctgtgtgtgtctgtctctgtctttCTCTATTAGGCCTGTTTTGTATGTCTCAGTTCCCAAAGGGCACGCCGGTGTCTCTCGTGAGGCAGCCATGCGCTGGGCCCTCTGTGTTCAGACACTAAAAGCTGGTGTGGTGCCACGACTCTCTTTCGGCACACGGAACTGTGGGAAGCTTTGTtgcctccctctgtttctgttctgaaGTAAGACTAACCATTAAAGATATCCCTAAGCCCGGGCAGACTTAACTCCCGCCAGgcgtcctgctgggctggagcgggtgccaggaacaccccccccacctccccacgagCCAGGGGGGCTTTGGTCCAGTGCCTCGCAGTCTGTAAGCCAGGTGAGCTTCGGTTCGGTGCCTTGCAGGGAGAGATCTTGTGAGCCAGGAGAAATTCGGTTCACTGCCTTGCACCCTATGAGCCAGGCGAACTTCCATTTGGTGCCTCACAGGGAGAAAATCAATGCTGGGGATAGGTCAGACTCCAGGAATGCCGGTACCCTCTAAAGGCCATCCAGCTGTTTTTATGTACACTCACTATGGGGAAATTACTTGCAAATTTCtagaaaaaaggaatttttataCCCGGGACAATCCCAAACTGCAGTTCCCTCTATTAGGTACCACTGATAGGGATAAAATCCCCCATTTAGGAGGCGCTCTTGAGGGTCATGGAGTGAAAACTCCCGATCAACAATGTTATCTGCCTTGTTATCATGGTATGAAGAGACTTGTAAAAGGCAGAACGAGTCTCGTTTAAGAAGTTTAAAAGATTCCTGGGAGAAACTTCAGTCAAAAATCAGACAGCTTGAAGGTGCAGATGtacaacacaaaacagcagacacACAGCCGAGTGCGCCATTTATGGGGCAATTGTATCCTTGCCTTCCAAGCCCTGTCTCCCAGGACGATATGATGACATCGTTTGTTCTGCCTGGAATCCTCTACCTTGTCCAAACCCAGGTCCCCAGGCCCAGGAGGATCAAAGGGATTCAGGAGCCTCTgtagagaaggaagaaaagggaCCCAGGGTGTACCTCATGACCTaccagccagccgctgcagctACTATTGTCCTCAAGACACCACCTTCAAAGGGACAACCATTAGTAAGATGCATGGGGGGAAACACATAATAGCCCAACCACTCAAACTTTTCCTTTACGAGAAGTCCCAAACCCCCAAGGAGGGCGCATGTGGGTTTACCAACCCTGGACTAGAACTGAATTACGTGCTATGGCTAAAGACTTTCCCCCAGCAGAAGACGACCCGGTAAAGTTTCAATCAGAACTCGTGCTAGTGATCCGGTCTTATGACCCAAATTGGCAGGACCTCGATCAGCTTTTAAGGGTGATCTTGCCTGATAAGCAAAAAAAGCTCATAAGGAAAGCAGAGTGGCCAGCTGAGCCCATCCAAGGAGTGCCAGGGGCAGGAACTCATGATACTGAGCTTACACAAGCTAGAAACAGGCTGCTTGACAGTATCCTTAGTTTTTCCCAAGTGACCAGATGGGGTTAAAATTAATCTCTGCGAGCAGGAAGATAAGGGAACACCAGGTGCCTATTTGGAAAGGCTTACAAAGGTATCTGAGAGGCACTCTGGCAATGACAATCCGGCTGTGACTGCTCAACAGGCGCTGGGTGCCGCCTTTGTGAATGGATTAAACCCAGCTGTACAAAGACAGCTGAAAGGAATGACTGTGGGCTGGGAAACTAAACCTTTAGCAGACCTCTTAACAGTGGCAAACCATTTCAGCCAGCGCTTAAAGGCTAAACAGGTTAAAGAACCTAAATGTATGGGATTACAATCAATGCCCTCTGAATTACGCAGGGGTCGGGGCCGCTGTACAGAGCGACATCTGCGGGGCACCTATGGGACAGCAAGATGGACCCCACCTTGGTTTGCAGCTACAGCTGGCCGAGGCAGCCCAGTTACACCAGTGTGTACAACTGTTTGCCACTATtgcaaacagcctggacactgggaAAGTCAGCGCCCACGTCACCCCAGGCCGACAGtccctgcagttcacagagctgcacaggctcAGTTTAACTTAGTGGACTTTGAGAGCGAATAGGGGAGCCTGGAGGAGGATCGCAGCTTCTCTCTCGTATCTCCCCGTATTCCCCTGAACCCAGCTGGCGCTCtgacctgccaggctgctggacaaAACACCCAGGTTTTAGTAGACACGGGGGCCAGCAGGTCCAGCCTCCAAGTGTCGTCTTTCCCTGTTCCCCTTTCTGGCCAGGCGGTTAACGCCGTCGGCATTTCTGATCAAGTCGTACCTCACCCTGTCTCTGAACCCGTCTCCCCTGTACTGGGCCCGTTTCAGAGcagggctctttccttctccgtCCTGCTCCCCCGGAAATCTATTCGGAAGGGATCTCCGGTGCGGGTCGCGCTGCACCATTTTCTGTGCTCCAGATGGGGTTTATCACGAAGTTCCtgcacagccaggagaggaggtggaagaCCCCCTGCGGGATCCCACCGCCTCCCTCGTGCCTTCTATTCCCCAGCCAGATGCTGATCTTTTGGCCCAGGCACCCAACTGCTTGTGGGCCACCGCCCCAAACGAGGTGGGCAGAATATCAGCAGATCCCCTGTACATTTCGGTTAACCCTACCGAGCCCTTGCCCCCTGTTCCTCAGTACCCGCTGAAtcctgcggctggggcagggattcAACCTGTCATTTCTGACCTCCTGGCCCAGGGGATTCTCACCCCCTGCTCAAGTCCTTGCAACACCCCCATACTGCCCTTAAAGAAACCGGGGAGGGACACCTGCCTTTGAGCGATCAGCTCCCTCGTTATCTCTCAATTGCCTATTACTCCCGACCCAGCCACAATTCTTTCCCCTAGTCCACCAGATTCCACCCACTTGACTGTGttgccctctcctctgccttctcCAGTGTTCCGCTCCATCCCGACTGCCAATGCCTGGCAGCTTTTACTTATAAAGGGCAGCGATACTGCTGGACTCTTCTGCCACAAGGGTTGAGCGATTCTCCCACCTATTTTTCACAGATCCTGCAGAGGGACCTTGCTgagatcactttcccctctggcTCTGCTCTCATTCAGTGTGGAGATGATTTGCTTCTGTGCAGCCCGTCCCTCGAGGCAGGCAGAGCAGACTCGCTTCCACTTCTCGTTGCCCCAGCCAAAAAAGGGCACAAGGTGTCTAACTCATTTAGCCAAAAGTCAGGTATTTGGGGCAGGATCTCTCAGCAGGCAGCCGTCAGCTCTCTGATAACAGAATCCAGACGACCCTTTCTGCCCCTAGACCTACTACCCCTTCGCAAATCCCTTCTTTCTTAGGCATGGCTGCTATTGTAGGCAATGGATTCCTCACTTTTCTCAACTCACCAAACCGCTCAAGGAGCTTACTCGAAATGCCACCCCACTCCCATTCCTTGGGGCCCCCAGCAAGGCACTGCTTTCGCCTCCTTGAAACAAGCATTGGCGTCTGCTCCTGCTTTGGGTTTACCTGATTATTCCCGGCCTTTCACTTTGTTCTGTCATGCAAAGGAAGGATGTGCTGTGGGTGTGCTGGTTCAGAGCCATGGTGAGAAATGCCGCCCTCTTGCCGATCACGGTACCTATCTTGATTCTGTGGCTGCTTCTTTCTCTCCTCGCCTTTGTGcagttgcagctgcagcatgAATTTTAGAGCCAGCAGAGCCTTTGGTTTTACAATGTCCCTTAACGTTGGCTGTTCCTCACTCAGTGTCTGCGTTGCTCCTGAAAGGAAAAACTCAGCACCGTTCCAATGCTCGTCCTGTTAAATATGAACGGCTCCTTTTTGCCTCTCCTAACGTTTCAGGGGTTCGTTGTGCTTCTTTAAATCCCCCTACATGGCTCCCTGCACCCCTCGAGGGGGAGCCGCGTGATTGCTTGAAAGTTGTTCAGGCTGTCATGTCTCCTCCACCTGATCTCTCTGGAACCCCCGGGACAATCCTGACTTTATACTGTATACAGATGGTTCTTGCGTTTATAATCCTACTGGTACCTCAGTAGCAGGCTCTGCACTTTGTACTGTTTATGATGTTGTGGAATCTGCTCCTCTgccttctgtctcctctgcacagGTGGCAGAGCTCGTAGCTCTCCCTCGCGCCTGTCGTATCGCAGCAGGGGTTTCTGCCGCTGTCTGTACTGACTCCCGGTGCGCTTTTGGTGGAGTTCATGATTTGGGCAGGCGATGGAAACAGCGAGGTTTTCTCACCTCCTCTGGACACGCTATAAAGAAAGGCCCTTATGTTGCTGCTCTCCTAGATGCTGTACTTTTACCGTCTGCTCTGGCTGTTGTTAAGTGCACAGCTCATTCTGCTTCCTCTGATGAAGCTGCAATAGGGAATGATACGGCCGCTcgggctgccagggcagctgccctacgTCCTCCTCGGGCTGAAGCATTGTACCCCTCCCTTCCGATGCCATCTCCCGCGCCCTCCCTTGCGGAACCGGCCCTCCTGCAAGACCAAGCCCCTGAATCGGGAAAGCAGGAGTGGAGATTGGCAGGGTGCACCTTGCACCCAGACCACTTGTGGTGCAGCTTTGACGGCCACATTGTTGCCCCAGGTGTGGTCCTGTTACCTCACCTGGCTTCCGTGCTCCATGGGCTCTTGCACCTTAACAAAGGGGGGATGGTAGCAACTCTAACACAAAACTGGTTTGCTCCCAAATTCTCTCAAGTAGCCCAAGAGTCCGGTCTGGCTTTCCCTGTCGGCCAAGCCCTcaacgtgggcaaacctgtactGACAGTTCCGGCAACCAGACCCCCGCCTTTGGGGCCGTTCCTGAATTTGCAGATGGACTTCGTTCAATAGCCTCAACGTAAATCCTTTGaatatgtgctggttattgtttgtttgttctcagtGTGGGTAGAAGCCGATCCACGCAGGAAAGCTGATGCCATCACAGTGGCTAAAAATCTTCTAAATCACCTCATCCCATTCTGGCGAATACCCCTTGTGATCTCCAGTGATGGCGGTACTCACTTCACTGGGCAAGTCATTCAGAACGTGGCAAAGTACCGCTCCATCCGACAGGCGCTACCCTGTCTGCCACACCCAGAGAGCGCGGGAGCAGTGGAAAGACGAAATGGGATTGTAAAGAATCAACTCACCAAAATACGTGAGGACTCTGCTTTAACTTGGGTAGAAGCTTCTCCCGATTGCCCTAATGAATACGAGAGCCGCTCCTAACCGAAAACCTGGGCTGAGTCCAAATGAGATGGTGTGTGGTCGGCCTATGAGACAGCTGAGCAGCCCAGAGATTGACCAGGCTGACATTACACTTGTCAAAGGAAGCACAGTTAGGTAGTGTCAGGAACTGatgaggtgtgtgcagtcctGTCATTCACAGGTCAAGGACGCTTTCCTGGAGGCCCCGACTGAGCCGTGCCATAAACTGCAACCAGGAGATTGGGTCTGTGTCAAGGTCCACCAGCGTAAGACGGCCCTGGAACCCAGGTGGAAGGGCCCCTACCAAGTCCTTTTGACCACCCATACCGCTGTGAAGTGCAAGGTACTGCCCACCTGgatccacacctcccactgcaaaccagTTCCAGCTCCTGCAGAGGTTAGTCCTGAAGAGGAGCCCCACAGACCTGGTACCAGCCATCCAGGTCCAGAAGCAGACGAGGATCAGCGCAGGCCTGGTACCAGCaatccaggcccagaagcagacAAACCTGAGGGACCAAGACTACGGTATCAAGGACGACCCAGGAAACCTGCCACAGACAGGTGAAGAAAGCTACCAAGTCCTGAAGAACAGCCAGATGGGGCTGGCCAAACAAATCCTGCTGAActtatgtttagttttgtttttaatacctagtaGCTATAGCCGATGTGGCTTAAATATGGTTCATTAAAAGCATAAACCAAGTTTCCCTAGAATTTAATACGTCAGATTGTTGAATATGTTCTCATAGTTCTGTACATTCAGAAGGAGGGGTCCCAATGATTCCAGCCCTACTAAATAACACTCAGATGAATGGCACATGCTTTGATGAATTGGGTCAGAATGGCACACGGTATGATAAAGAGTTTAACGGCCTAGGGCATGTCTACCTGGCCATAACCTCAGTTGGAGAATACTGCTGGacatgcagtggcacaggagcccacagaatcatggagctggaagggacctcaggaggtgatctagtccagccccctctttcaagcaagatcaacccccactaagtcatcccagccaggaccttgtccagccaggacttaaaaacctcaagggatggggaatccaccacctctctaggcaacgcattccagtgcttcaccacccacctggtgaagtagtttttcctaatatctaacctacacctctccctcttcaacttcagaccattactccttgttctgccatctgacaccactgagaacagtttctcaccctcctctttagagctccccttcaggaagttgaaggctgctattaaatcacttctaagtcttctctactgtaaactgaacaagcccaaatccctcagtctctcctcataggtcttgtgctccagccccttaatcatttttgttgcccttcgctgaacctgctccagcaaatccacatcctttttatactggggggcccaaaactggacacaatattccagatgtggcctcaccagtgccgaataaagaggaataattctCTAAATCTGAGAGTGGGGAAAAGCAAGTGTGAGATAAGCATTGTCCAAAATGGGGTTTGGTGTTAAATTAACacctgggaaaaaaataaaggcatCTTTGGGTACTACAAGCAGTGGATGATGAAACCCCAATGCGATAAAGCCTTAACAGCTCAggtcagccattatttcaaatgtGGCTGAAGAGCATATAAACTCTGTCTATACACTGGAGTGGAACCTGCTATACCggggcagccttcccagccatttGGGTAGCAGACCATCTTCCCGGTGGAAGGGTCTGAAACTACCGAGAGATAACAAGGGAAACGTACTGCGGAATCACGACCCCAGGTTTGGGTGTGGCCTTTGCGCTGAAGGAAATCTGGAGGAAGCTTTCGAGAAAGTAGCCAATGCTACAATCAAAGCCCTCCCAGCCATCGACAAGCAATGAGGAGAAGTTAGGCAAATGTTCCTCCAAAACCGAATGGCCCAAGATTACATCCTAGGGAGTAAGGGCGGGGGTTGTGCCGTGGTGGGAAAGGAATGCTGTGTGTATATTACAGACACTGGCAATAAAGTAGAGGAAGATGCCTCAGAAATTGAAAAGGCTGTGATGAGCCTGAAGCGGGAGGAAAGTTGGACCCTCGGGTTGATTGGGAAGTTGGACTGGACATGTGGGAACTTAATTTTGCAAGGAATAGCATTAGTATTAGCAATAATCctttgtgcttatttttgtttcttgcaaATCAAATGCTGTATTTCCTGTGCTCTAAAAGGAGCCAAACAGGCTCTTACCAGCAGGGAAGTGGAGCTAATGATTTTAAGGCATGATGAGCAAAGGAAAGAACAAGAGGTGTATGTAAATACTTTAATGAACATGTATCTATGAAATGGTTTCTGAGTTAGCCTTTTTAAGGCTAAAAGAGGGGagttgtggaaaccatcttgtacagaagccatttcacatcccttacttctgcatgcgcagaagagcctgtactttccttgacctgtttgggaatggcgggaggctctatggaatgcgttaacgGACTGTTTAGAGTCAAGACTCcagctccctggtacctgtttctctttgctgataacactttctcttggagaagtgatttaaattgcctctgacactgggctttcgTGTGAGGGTATAAAATACAAGCgtgagctgcatcaagcagccttgctggacttggttttactagtatccagtttggctcatctgttgccttactgaattcaataaagctgaatgtgagCCACCTAAACACAGAAAAGTCTTGTACTTCAacaggctcctcaaggaagtcattttgaggcacttggaggaggggagagtgatcagaaatagtcagcatggattcataaagggcaagtcatgcctgaccaacctgattagtttCTAAGATGagaaaactggctctgtggataggggaaaatcaatggatgtgatttatcttgattttagcaaagcttttgatatgggcttccgcaatattcttgtcagcaaattaaggaatgtggattggataaatggatggtaagatggatagaatgcTGGCCAGAAGGTCGggtccagtgggtagtgatcaacagcttgatgtcaggatggcggtcggtttcaagtggagttccccaaggttcggttctgggtctgttctgttcaacatatttatcaataacctggatgaggggctggactgcaccctcagcaaatttgcggatgacactaagcgagggggagaggtagataggctggagggtagggacagggtccacagtgacttagataaactggaagactgggccacaagaaatctgatgaggttcaataaggacaagtgcagagtccttcacttggactggaagaatcccaagcattattacaggctggggtcagactggcttagtagtagctctgcagaaaaggacctgggagctgtcgtggatgagaagctggacatgagtcaacactgtgctgctgtagccaagaaggcgaatggcatcaagaggagcgttgccagtagatccagagaagtgattattcctctttatttggctttggtgaggccacatctggagtactgtgtcctgttctgggccccaaAATAAAGGAAGGacatggacacactggagagggtccagcaaaggttgaccaaaataattcgggggctggagcatatgacctatgaagaaaggttgaggcagttgggtctgtttagtctgcagaagagaagactgaggggggacttgataacagccttcaacttactgaagggaggttgcaaagaggctggagaaaggctgttcccCATGGTCaccgatggcagaacacggatcaatggtcttaagttgcggttgggaaggtccaggttgaacattaggaaaaactttttcactaggagggtggtgaagcattggaatcgtctacgcagggaagtagtggagtctccatcccggaggtgtttgagtctcgcctcaacagagcactggcagggctgatctgatgggtttggtcctgccttgggcagggggtggacttgatgtctttttaggtctcttccagctctattgttctatgattctatgatcacatAGAAAACAGACAACCACCACACaagaaaggggttggctggggatgcaccctcagccccaccgaGGCCTGTCCCAGCCGTGAGCATCCCACCTCCAGATGcccttggggacagctgcagctccctcccctctAAGTTTGTACAGGGACATGGTTGGCTGTTCCCCTCcaccagggagtgaggagaaagtgcacatttgctgcattcctctctggctgggcagtACAGCGGACTgatgaccctggccctgccccaggtgggggacaTACACCGGTCCCCTGggtgtacctgctggagctgcagcagccaagtaGAGATGGATCTCATttgggcccaaagctgctgcggtGACAGTGGGCTAGGACAATGGTCTCTCTCCagagtccccatgcactgaccccctcctctccagacacacctagagcaacaactcaagtgaagcattttcaatttatttaattaaaaaaagacaacaaaaattcATCAAGTTGAGGTTCCGAACAAACTCCAGCGTGTCCAGTTTTTATAAAGGAGCAGAGGTTAATGTAGGAAGGAGTAGACTTTATTTTAGTTCCTTGAATGGCTCCATAACACCACACCCTTGAGGAATGAGAAGCATTGTGGTAGTTCATGgggttctcactgactttttttgcccagtggcccagcttcaaaaatagtGACAAAGAGAGTTACcggatttctctcctgtgtgaattctctgatgatcaataatgTCCAAGCAGCCACTGAAGGTTACCCATGTGAGTGCAGTCATTGGGTTTCTCTCTTCTGTGAGCTCTCTGATGATTGACAAGGCGCGAGTGTTCCCGAAACTTGTCCCACACACAGAACAGCTGAAAGGTTCCTCTTTGCTCTGGGTTCTCTGATCTGTAAGATTTGAgagctgacaaaagcttttcccacagtcagatcagctgaaaggtttccctccagtgtgggttctctgatgacgaaTAAGATTTGAgagctgacaaaagcttttcccacagttggagcaggtgaaggatttctgtcctgtgtgggttctcctatgtttaacaaggtttgacctctgtgtgaaccttttcccacagtcacagcagctataaggtctctctcctgtgtggattctgcaatgactttttagacttgaggagcatgagaagcttctcccacagtcagagcagtggaagggtttctctccagtgtgggttctctgatgatatATAAGATCTGAGCGCcgacgaaagcttttcccacaaacagagcagttgaagggtttctctcctgtgtggattctgtgaTGAGCAACAAGGTTTGACTTCTCACCAAAGCTttccccacactcagagcagatgaagggtttctctcctgtgtggcttctcctatgattaacaaggtttgacctatttctgaaccttttgccacagtcagggcagttataaggtctctcctctgtgtggattctgcagtgacttttaaggCTTGAGTGCCATAAgaagcttttgccacagtcagagcagcagaagggttTGTCCCCCGTGTGGGTTTTCTGATGCTGAACAAGATATGAGTGTTGACTGAAACTTTTCCCgcaatcagagcagagaaagggttttCCCCGGGTGTGGATTCTCAGATGTTGATCAAGGCCAGAAACATCACTGAAGCATCTCCcgcactcagagcagttgaagggtttctcctcTCTGTGGATACTCTGATGTCTGACCAGGTTTGCACTCCtgttgaagcttttcccacaggcagtacagtgatagggtttctctcGTCTGTGAATCATCTGATGAGTGTGAAGGTTTCAGTGTtgccgaaagcttttcccacagtcagagcagtggaagggtttctctcctgtgtgggtccTCTGATGAGCAATAAGAGCTGAGCGccaacaaaagcttttcccacagtcagagcagctgaagggtctctctcctgtgtggattctctgatgagcaacaagGCTTGGCCTCcgacgaaagcttttcccacactcagagcagttgaagggtttctctcctgtgtgaattctcctATGATTAACAAGGTGTGACctgtgtctgaaccttttcccacagtcagagcagttataaggtctctctcctgtgtgggtgatgcaatgacttttaagacttgaggaccatgagaagcttttcccacagtcagagcagtggaagggtttctctccagtgtgggttctctgatgattaaTAAGACCTGAgtgcagctggaagcttctcccacagtcagggcagatattgggcttctctcctgtgtggatgttacaatgactgttaagactgaagcttttcccacaggttttctgttgttcgctctctttagtgtttctcacacctctgcttccatggctggagttatcctgcccctcccctgcatggtttccctgctgcctttctgggctacgctgactctcacaggtctctctgtgctcaggactctgagaaacacgaccttcagagcttcccaggaacatcccacaggaggccacttgctctggttcttccagctgaagattctcctcgtcat is from Carettochelys insculpta isolate YL-2023 chromosome 22, ASM3395843v1, whole genome shotgun sequence and encodes:
- the LOC142024807 gene encoding LOW QUALITY PROTEIN: uncharacterized protein LOC142024807 (The sequence of the model RefSeq protein was modified relative to this genomic sequence to represent the inferred CDS: substituted 1 base at 1 genomic stop codon), which encodes MQENYQTVRWLGEVMLLKNDEENLQLEEPEQVASCGMFLGSSEGRVSQSPEHRETCESQRSPERQQGNHAGEGQDNSSHGSRGVRNTKESEQQKTCGKSFSLNSHCNIHTGEKPNICPDCGRSFQLHSGLINHQRTHTGEKPFHCSDCGKSFSWSSSLKSHCITHTGERPYNCSDCGKRFRHRSHLVNHRRIHTGEKPFNCSECGKSFRRRPSLVAHQRIHTGERPFSCSDCGKSFCWRSALIAHQRTHTGEKPFHCSDCGKSFRQHXNLHTHQMIHRREKPYHCTACGKSFNRSANLVRHQSIHREEKPFNCSECGRCFSDVSGLDQHLRIHTRGKPFLCSDCGKSFSQHSYLVQHQKTHTGDKPFCCSDCGKSFLWHSSLKSHCRIHTEERPYNCPDCGKRFRNRSNLVNHRRSHTGEKPFICSECGESFGEKSNLVAHHRIHTGEKPFNCSVCGKSFRRRSDLIYHQRTHTGEKPFHCSDCGRSFSCSSSLKSHCRIHTGERPYSCCDCGKRFTQRSNLVKHRRTHTGQKSFTCSNCGKSFCQLSNLIRHQRTHTGGKPFS